A single genomic interval of Pieris rapae chromosome 23, ilPieRapa1.1, whole genome shotgun sequence harbors:
- the LOC123690191 gene encoding uncharacterized protein LOC123690191, whose product MRSPNDTTDDYSKMFYQANIFDDDEILKENDTSLCRRIAAFFFGCLRKKADNFSDEAFAEIEQLSHVPRKLYSFTELELRNIAPVIKDAGVQTGSSLEISRETSVKQKTSASFKMSNEGTSEKQKKSILDSRTDPITQNTNRPRRNSELNLLQLIRNLNISDSDSSNKTETEINNTVYEKPVEISYKTKDKHLRFDEEIVTIPRNDTPESSEHTIDDEKPGTSKEFKGFWRSGKKKQKKSRLPLR is encoded by the coding sequence ATGAGATCTCCCAACGACACAACCGATGATTACTCCAAAATGTTCTATCAGGCCAATAtttttgatgatgatgaaatcTTGAAAGAAAATGATACATCTCTATGCAGGAGAATTGCAGCATTCTTTTTCGGATGTTTGCGCAAGAAAGCGGATAACTTTTCGGATGAAGCATTTGCAGAGATTGAACAGTTGTCGCATGTCCCGagaaaattgtattcgttCACTGAATTAGAGCTGCGTAATATCGCGCCGGTGATAAAAGACGCTGGTGTGCAGACTGGCAGCAGTTTGGAAATTTCGAGAGAAACGTCAGTGAAACAAAAGACGAGCGCAAGTTTCAAAATGTCAAATGAGGGAACGTCagagaaacaaaagaaaagcATCTTGGATTCGCGTACTGATccaataacacaaaatacgaACAGACCCAGAAGGAACAGCGAACTGAACCTCCTCCAACTTATAAGAAATCTAAACATTTCAGACTCTGATTCAAGTAATAAAActgaaacagaaataaataatacagtatATGAAAAACCTGTTGAAATATCTTACAAAACCAAAGACAAACATTTGAGATTTGATGAAGAAATTGTCACAATACCAAGGAACGATACTCCAGAAAGCTCTGAACATACAATAGATGATGAAAAACCAGGCACGAGTAAGGAATTTAAGGGTTTTTGGCGATCGGGAAagaagaaacaaaagaaatccCGTCTTCCTTTGCGATGA
- the LOC111003140 gene encoding mitochondrial chaperone BCS1 translates to MPLTEYVASLSQNPYFGAGFGLFGVGAGAAILRKGFQTSVMLFRRHCMITLEVPCRDKSYQWLLQWITQKGAKQTQHLSVETSFLQKDTGQIKTKYDFIPSVGQHFFRYQGAWIKVDRVREQQTLDLHMGIPWETVTLTSFGRNKQLYYNILEEARTMALKQHEGMTVMYTAMGSDWRPFGHPRRRRPIQSVVLRSGLADKIVADCLDFIDNPNWYTDRGIPYRRGYLLYGPPGCGKSSFIMALAGALEYNICVLNLSERGLTDDRLNHLLSVAPQQSIILLEDVDAAFISREETAQQKAAYEGLNRVTFSGLLNCLDGVASTEARIVFMTTNYLERLDPALIRPGRVDVKEFVGHCDETQVELMFLRFYKDADHARTFAKKVMEKGKNVSPAQIQGYFMFHKHSSPLEVLDDVEAIWTLG, encoded by the exons atgcCTTTAACGGAATATGTGGCGTCATTATCTCAAAACCCCTATTTCGGGGCCGGATTTGGACTCTTTGGTGTGGGTGCCGGTGCAGCGATTTTACGTAAAGGTTTTCAGACTTCTGTGATGTTATTTAGAAGACACTGTATGATAACACTAGAAGTTCCGTGTAGAGATAAATCTTATCAGTGGTTGTTGCAATGGATTACCCAAAAAGGCGCCAAACAAACCCAGCATTTGAGTGTAGAGACATCATTTCTCCAGAAGGATACAGggcaaataaaaacaaaatatgactTTATACCCAGTGTCGGACAACATTTCTTTAG ATACCAAGGTGCCTGGATAAAAGTTGATCGTGTAAGAGAACAACAAACTCTTGATCTTCATATGGGAATACCATGGGAGACTGTCACATTAACATCCTTTGGAAGAAATAAGCAACTTTACTATAATATTCTTGAAGAAg CCAGAACTATGGCTCTCAAACAGCATGAAGGTATGACAGTGATGTACACAGCAATGGGATCAGATTGGAGACCTTTTGGCCATCCAAGGCGGAGGCGACCAATACAAAGTGTTGTTTTACGAAGTGGCTTAGCAGATAAGATTGTTGCAGACTGcttagattttattgataatccAAACTGGTATACCGATAGAGGAATACCTTATAGACGAG GGTACCTGCTCTATGGACCACCTGGTTGTGGTAAATCTTCATTTATAATGGCATTAGCGGGTGCtctagaatataatatatgtgtttTAAATCTCTCCGAAAGGGGCTTAACAGATGATAGATTGAATCATTTACTGAG tgTGGCACCACAGCAATCAATAATCCTTCTAGAAGATGTCGATGCAGCATTTATTTCTCGTGAAGAAACAGCACAGCAGAAGGCGGCGTATGAGGGTCTCAATCGAGTGACATTTAGTGGATTGCTCAATTGTCTGGATGGAGTTGCATCCACGGAGGCCAGAATTGTGTTTATGACCACAAATTATTTGGAGAG GTTAGACCCAGCTCTAATAAGACCTGGGCGTGTAGACGTGAAGGAATTCGTGGGCCATTGTGATGAGACGCAAGTGGAGCTGATGTTTTTGAGGTTTTATAAAGATGCCGATCATGCCAGGACATTTGCGAAAAA AGTAATGGAAAAAGGAAAGAATGTGAGCCCTGCTCAAATACAAGGCTACTTCATGTTCCACAAACATTCATCGCCTCTAGAGGTACTGGATGATGTGGAGGCAATATGGACTCTTGGATAA